CGCTGCGCTTCCTCGCCGACAACCCGGACCGCGCCCGCGTGCTGCTGCGCGAGGTGCTCGACCGGCCCGACGAGATGGGCGAGCTGATCGACCGGCACGTCCGGCCGTGGGTGTCCGTGATCTGCGACTACATTCGCAAGGGCCAGGCGCAGGGCACGGTCCACGCGGACGTGTACCCGGAGGCCTACGTCGCCGTGTGCATGAACGCGGTGCTGGCGACCGTCGCAACGATGGACACGATGCGCGCGCTCGGCCCGGAGCCGGCGGGCGCGCGCGACGCGCTCATCGCCGAGGCGCTGCGCGTCGCGAAGGTGAGCCTGTTTCGACCCGACACCGGCGAGCGCGCCGGGAAGTAGGAGAACGTTCGATGGCCAACTATTTCAAGGACAACGAAGACCTGCA
The sequence above is drawn from the Deltaproteobacteria bacterium genome and encodes:
- a CDS encoding TetR/AcrR family transcriptional regulator, with product MDAPDSHPTADVRERILRAATRLFAARGFDGASLADIAGEVGVTKAALLYHFRSKDDLRRAVLAELLDRWNDVLPRLLMAATSPEGQFAAVVDETLRFLADNPDRARVLLREVLDRPDEMGELIDRHVRPWVSVICDYIRKGQAQGTVHADVYPEAYVAVCMNAVLATVATMDTMRALGPEPAGARDALIAEALRVAKVSLFRPDTGERAGK